GAAGATAAAGACTATCGCCAGCTGAACCAAAACAAGACCGATAACCGTACCGCGAGTTAAATAGCGGGACAAATTATAGTAATTGGCCGCAAAGGCACTCACAGCGGTAAGGGCAACGCCGAGGAACATCCAGCCGAAAATTCGCCAAGTTATTTTATACATCATAGCCTGTATATTACTGATTTGTTCTTGTGACAGATAAGTTTGACTGTTATACATGTTACTCATAACCTCCGTTTGAGAGGTATTGTAGCATGAAAAAGCCGAGAAAAGCGGTCCTGCAGAAAATGTTATAAATTGTTTAAAAAAGTCGCAAAATGTCGATGCTTTGTCGAATGAAGCTTGCTATACTTATAAAAGCGGACTGAGGCGAACCGCAAAAAAGTAAAAAACGAACGCAATATGAATGAAAGTACGAACAAGCGCATGAAATTAAATATGAAAGCGAATACAAGCAAAATATGAAAGAAAATACGAAAGCAAATATGAAAGATAATTTGAGCATGGACATACTTACCCGTTCCGCTGAAAACATGTCGGAAAAAATACCGGCAAAAGTGCGAGCGGTGGTCTTGGCGGCCGGGCAAGGGAAACGCCTGAACAGCGAAGCGGCCAACCTGCCGAAAGTGCTGCGCCGGGCGGCCGGGCACACCCTTTTGGAGCATGTTCTGCGGACCTTAAATTTTATTGACCCGTCGGACACCATGCTTGTTGTCGGCTATATGTGGGAAAAAGTATGTGCTACGGTAGCCCCGGAATACTTACACGTTATCCAGACAGAGCAACTCGGCACCGGACATGCCGTCGCTCAAGCCCGCGCCTGGCTCGAAGAAGTAGCGAAAAAATTACCGGCCGCCCCGATTTTATGCTGCTATGGAGATATGCCGCTCATCAGCCGCGAAACGTATATAGGAATGATCAAACATCATATAGCGAGTGCGGCTACCTGTACGATTTTATCGTACGATACCCCACTTGACTTGGCTTATGGACGGATAATTCGCAACGAAGACGGCGAATTTTGTGAAGTGGTGGAGGATCGCGACTGTACCCCGGCGCAAAAAGCAATTCACGAATACAATGCCGGCGTATATGTTTTTGCTGTGCAAGCACTCTTGGACGGCATTGCTTCATTAAAAAATGATAATTCCCAAAATGAATACTACTTAACCGATATTCCCGGCTTTTTACGCAGTAGAGGAGACAAAATTGAGCTTTACCGCTCAACCGGCAAATATGAGGGACTCGGGGTCAACACTCAGGCCGATCTTGATCTGGTTAGCCGAATTTTAAGAGGGGAGCAAGGATGAAATGACAAAAATACATATAATTTCCGGCTTTTTAGGTGCCGGTAAAACCACGTTGATAAAATATTTGTTGGAAGGGCGGGCCGGGCGCGGCAAAGTGGCGATTGTTGAAAACGAATTCGGTCAGGTTGGTCTGGATGGAGCGTTGCTGCGTGAGACTGCCGTCAACATTTTGGAAATGAGCTCTGGCTGCATTTGCTGCTCGTTAGCCGGTGATTTTCGCGGCGCTTTGGCGAAACTTTTAGCTACCTACGATTTAGCGGAAGTGATAATTGAGCCGTCCGGGGTCGCTTTGCTTTCCGATGTTAAAAACGCTTGTTTTGACTTGGTAAAACGTAGCATGGCGGGGCAAAAAATCGCTGTTGATGAGCGTGGCTTAAGATGGCGGCGACAACTTGCGTCGCAAAGTGGGAACGCCGATGCCGCGGCTGCGAGCAATGGGGCTGAGTCTGCATTAAGACGTGATGGGGTACCGCCTGAAGCTTCCGCGGCAGATAATTCGTCTATCCAGTTGGGGGCGGCAATTACTGTTGTTGATGCTAAGAAATATCGTCGCTATTTGCAGAATTTCGGGGATTTTTTCGCCGATCAGCTGAAAGGCGCGACAGAAATTCTCCTGACGCGAACGGAAATGCTTACGGATGCTGAAAAGTTGCGCTGCGTTGAGGATCTGCGTCGCTATAACCAAAAAGCGAGAATTCATTTTACCGGGCTGATGAGTCTGTCACCGGAGGACTGGAATCATATTTTGTTGGACGGGGAAAAGTTGCCTGATATGGCAAAATTCCCGGCGGCTTGGGCGGGTTATTATGATGCAAATGCGGCGGAAAAAGATAAAAAGGTTGGGGCGTTGGCCGGTGGGCGGAAGTTCATCAAGTCGCAAGCCTCTGATGCGGATAAAGCGATTTCGGGGGATCTGACTGCTGCAACCGCGCCGGGAGCGACGGTCGCTTCACATGGTCAACCTCAGGCTTCGGTCTCGGCACAGGCAAAATCGGAGGCTCCTGCAAATTCGGTTAAAGAGCGTCCGACTTTCGTATCTCTGAGCTACAAACTGAAATCTTGCTCCGTATACAAGGCAGAAGCTTTGCGTACTGCTTTGCAGGCGGGGGCTTTCGGTGGAATAGAACGCTGCAAAGGACTTGTGCCATTGGCAGGAGCGGACGGCAATCCGACCGAGGAATGGCTTCACCTTGAATATGCCGGCGGAGAGTGGCAACGTCGTCTCCAGACAAAATCCGATCGGAGCGTGATTATCTTCATCGGGACCAATATCAATAAAGATGCCGTCGAAACATTTTTTAAGGTGAACGGCTTGGAGTTCTCTGATGCCGAAGCTTAGATTTAAACTTACGCAACGTGTGCCGATAATTTTGGTTACCGGTTTTTTGGACAGCGGCAAGACATCATTTATCGCGCGACTGGTCAAGACGTTGCGTGACAATGCGCCGAAAGCTAAGCTGGCTTTGTTGACGTGCGAGAAAGGTGAGGCTGAGTTGGATATTGCTACATTGGCAGAGCTGGTTGCGTTTAATGAAATCAGCCGTCCTGAAAAACTCACCAGAACTTTTCTGACCGAAATGTTGCGGGAAACGTCGCCAGATATGTTGATCGTCGAATATAACGGGGTTTGGCCGTTAGCACAAATAAAGGCGGCAATACCGCCGTGCATGGCATATTTGCAGTACTCTCTTAATGTTCAGTCAGTTGCTGCTGCTGATCGTCAAATTACGGGGATGGGCAGTTTGTCGGCACAAGTTTTGAGCGAAAGCGAGGGTGTTCTGCTGAATTTTTATTCTCCTAGCGCAACGCAAGAAACCGGGCTGACGGGGCAGGCCGTGGATGCGGCCGAAAGTGCTCAGCAAAAGATAGCCGAGGTTCTGCGCCGAAAGCTACAGGCTTATAATTCGCGGCTGCAATTTTTCTGCTGGAAGAAGAAGGCGGAATCAAATCCAGCCGATTTTGCAGTCTCAAGTGCAGCCGGAGCTGTTGATGAGCTAAAATTTGCCGTGTCGGAGAACTTGCCGCCGCTGCCGAGCGGCTTGTTGCGAAAAATTACGGACGCCGGAATCGGGGGCGGCCTACAATTTTTGTTGGTGCTACTGGCAGTTTGGGCGGCGGTTCTGCTGCGAGCCTGGTTCGCTTTGCCCGGCTTGGAGAATTGGCAGGCTGCCGGGGTGGCAATCAGCAAATATTTTCTTGCTTTAATGTTCCAAATTGTGCCATTTATGCTCATGGCGGCCTTGATTTCCTCTGTTTTGCAGGTGACAGTAAGCGATCTTACTGTACAAAAATGGCTCAAGCGTCCATGGTACATAAGTGTGCCGTTGACTTTGGGCTTGGGCAGTGTTCTGCCGATTTGTGATTGCGGACTGGTGCCGATAATCACTCGACTTTTACGCAAAGGTGTGAGTCGGCCAATTGCGTTTTTGTTTTTTGTCGCCTCTACGGTGACCAATCCGTTGGTTATCTTGTCTACTTTTTATGCTTTCCCAGGACAGCCGCTTGTTTATGTATGGCGTCTCGGTTTAGGCTTGATGACAGCTGTTTTACTTAGCGGTGCGGTTTGCCTGCAGGAATGGTCGTGGCGAAAAAAGGGTGAGTTGAGGGCGAAAGAATCAGTAGTAGCGGATTTGGTTTGCACTTCGGGTTATATCGGTGAGCTTAGCGGAAATTCCGGTATAAATAAGGCGGTGGCGGTATTCCGACATACGATACAGGAATTTATGACATTGATGCCGTATGTTGTTGCCGGTGCGTTGCTTAGTGCGATTGTGCATGAACTTTTTACCGCTTCTTCGGCTCAATTTTTGAGTCGGAACACGCATCTCGCCGTTCTGTTGACGGTGCCGTTGGCAGTATTTTTGGCGGTTTGCGCTAATTCCAATGCTTTCTTGGCCAAAAATTTCACATCTTTTTTGCCTGCTCCGGCAGTTTTGATCTATATGGCTTTTAGTCCGTTACTTGATATAAAGAATTTGTTGCTTTGGAAAAACGGCCTCGGTAAAAAAGCGGTAGGGGAGTACGTTGTTACGCTGCTGATAATTATGCTGCTGCTCTTCGGCGTTTTGTATGTGTTGCCGCGCGGGGTTTTGCCGCGACTGGGCGGCTTTTTGTAAGGCCGGCAGTTTTCGGTTATAGAACTTATGGTTAGGGGAGATGTTTATGTCTCAAAAAAATACACAATTTGACAGGCTGAAGCTTGCAGTGGCAGCGTCTAAAAGCCATGAGTTTAGTTTCTTCAAGCGTCCGGGGGAGGCAGGTAAAGGCCGCTCGTGTTTATTAAACGGCCGTATTGCTTTGCAAATCGTAATTATGGCTGTTCTGGCAATATTGTTTATATATATGGTGGCCACGGGTAATTATAAAAAATATATTCATCCGCGGTATTTGCCGTTTTTATGGCTGAGTATTTTTATATTGCTTGGGGGGATTGTCGCGCAGGCCGCCAGAATTAATGAAGTAAATTTGCGGTTTAAACTGAACGGTTTCCTATGGGTCCTCATACCTCTTTTTGCGGCGTTTTTTGCCTACACGCCAGCCCCGACCGAGTCAATTGGTCTCGAAAGATATGATGAGCAGGTCGCCGGGAGCGGTAATCAGAGTACGTTAAATTCAACCGGGGCGCAAGGGGCAACTGGCACCGGTTCTGGAGCTGCCGGCATGAACGGAACTGGTGACGGAGCCGGCCTAACCGATCAAGCCGGAACGGATCAGGCGGAAGTTCTCCCGAAGATAAAAGGATCAATCAATATTGACAGCGCACATTATGCGTCTTGGTTAGTAGAAATGATGACGAATACCGATAAATATGTGGGCAAAACATACACTTATCTAGGTAGAATCAGCCAAGAGCCAGAACTGCCGGCGGACAAGTTTTTGCCGGGCAGACCGATCATGTTTTGTTGCGCGGCCGATGCAAAAAATATGGGGTTGCTGGCGGATATGCAGCCGAAAATTAAGGCTAAACTTGGGCAGTGGGTGTATGTCACGGCCAAAATTGTTAAACGCAAGGGTGGCGATCCGCTCAATCCTTCGGAGGAAGCGGCGATGCTGAAGATTATTGATTTGACTGATGCACCGACTCCGGTCAACATTTATGCTTATTATTACGGCACTGTCAAAGTTCCTACGGAAGTAAACAAGTAAGGTTCAGAAGTAAACAAGTAAGTCGAAAAATTGTACACGGACAAGTAAGCCCGAAAAAAGCAAGCCTGCTTCGCGCATAGACGAGGCAGGCTTGTTAGTTTTTAGGTTCCCGTTAAGGTAATGTTTACCATGAGGGCAATTTATCTCAAATTACTTGTTGAATTTGAAAGCTTTCATGCCGAGGTAAACAGCTTTGTCGCCCAATTCTTCTTCGATGCGGAGAAGTTGGTTGTACTTGGCTACACGGTCGGTACGAGAAGGCGCACCTGTTTTGATCTGTCCGGCATTGGTGGCAACGGCAATATCGGCAATGGTGGTGTCTTCAGTTTCGCCGGAACGGTGGGAAACAATGGCGGTGTAACCGGCAGCTGCGGCCATATCCATAGCTTCTAGAGTTTCGGTAAGTGAGCCGATTTGGTTAACTTTAATCAGAATGGAGTTGGCAGCACCTAATTCAATACCTTTTGCCAAACGCTTGGAGTTGGTTACGAACAGGTCATCGCCGACCAGTTGGACTTTGTGACCGAGGCGTTTGGTTAGTTCTTGCCAGCCTTCCCAGTCTTCTTCGGCGAGGCCGTCTTCAAGGGAGATAATCGGGTATTTGCTGGTCATTTCTTCCCAGAAATCAATAACTTGAGCCCTGGTCATGAATTTGTCTGATTTCCAGAAATAATACTCGCCTTCGTGGCCTTTGGCTTTGGCAGCATCGTACAGTTCGGTCATAGCCGGATCCATGGCGATGTGGAAATCTTTGCCCGGTTTATAGCCGGCAGCTTCGATTGCCTTGACTAAGTATTGCAGCGGCTCTTCATCATTTTTGAAGTTAGGAGCAAAACCGCCTTCATCACCTACGGATGTGGCGTAGCCGTCAGCTTTGAGCAATTTTTTCAGAGTGTGGAAAACTTCGGCGCACATGCGTAAAGCGGTGCGGAAGCAGCAAGCTCCGGTCGGCATAATCATGAATTCTTGTAAGTTTACGCTGTTATCAGCATGTTTACCACCGTTGATGACGTTCATCATCGGGACCGGCAAAGTTTTGGCTTTGATACCGCCGAGGTAAAGGTAAAGGGGAAGTTCGAGCTCGGCAGCGGCAGCTTTGGCAGCGGCAAGTGATACACCGAGGATGGCGTTGGCACCCAGTTTGCCTTTGTTGTCAGTTCCGTCCAATTTGAGCATCAGACGATCCAGGCCTTCTTGATCAAAAACATCGTGGCCTATCAGCTCCGGAGCAATAATGTCGTTGACATTGGCGACAGCTTTTAAAACGCCTGTGCCGTTGTAACGGCTCTTGTCACCATCGCGCAGTTCGACAGCTTCGAAAGCACCGGTTGAAGCACCTGATGGGACGGCGGCACGACCAAGGGTGCCATATTCGGTGATCAAATCAACTTCAACGGTCGGATTGCCACGTGAGTCGAGCACTTCGCGTGCATGGATAGACGCAATTTTAATTTGTTGTTGCATGAAAAATTCCTCCTCAAAAATCATTAATAAGTGCATGTATATTATAGTACACCCGGGGCGGAAAAGCATCGCCACAGACAGATTATAACGTAAATTGAATATAACTGCTAATGCGATTTTGAAAGTTTGTTGTATCACCTCAAAATTTGTTGATGGCGTGGACGATACGCACGGGGGCTTGCGATGCGACATTCTGATATAATTAATCTACAGATTACTACCACCAATAGGATGAAGATGACGCCTATTTAAACCGGAGGACGAATGATAAAACAAATTGCACATATAGGCTTTACAGTCCACGACCTCGATAAGACTATCGAATTTTATAAAACAGTTTTACAGCTGCACTTTGTCGGAGAGATGAGAATGGCGGGAGAGGCGACAGACAAACTGTTTCAACGCCGCAATGCCGCTTGTCGGGTGGCATATTTCACTTGTGATCCGACGGCACACACCTCGTTGATTGAACTGATTGAATTTGCCGATATCAAGGTACCGCGCATACCTACTTCACTGTTTAATAATTCAATTTCTGAACTTTGTTTTACCGTCGAAAACATAGACGAATTTTATCGCCGCCTGCTTCGATACGGGGTAGAAGTCTTATCCGCGCCGCAGTATTTTGATGCTACAGAGTATGATATGGGCAAAAGCAAAGCAATTTATTTTAGAGATCCTAACGGTATAATTTTGGAGGCGACCGAAACGCTTGAGTGAGGCTGCTAAAAACGACCGAACTGGCGTTATAAATGCAGGGGTACCGTGTTATAATCAGAAACGAATTGGCATTTCCAGGACTACGAACTGGCGGGGCATCGTACGCTGATCTGTTCTCACGGCGCAGGGAGATGTTGCAAGTCTTTGTATAGAAAAGAGGGATATTTTATGGCTGAATTCGGAAAGATGGTTTATTATGATCTGGCCGATCTGAAAGAACGCCTTGGCCACGTAGAAATGCGTTGGTTTGTCCGCGAAAGCGAGAGTGATTTCCTGCGGATGGCTAACGATGTGGCAGACCGGGCGGCTTGGAACCCGGATATTAAAGCTATTTTTATTTCCGGACCTTCATCTTCCGGCAAAACGACCTTTGCCAACCGGTTGGCTGGGGCGCTGCATTTGCACGGCCGTTCAACCGTTTCGTTGCATCTTGACGACTATTACCGTGAAAAACGCACGGGCAAAGATGCTTTAGGCCGTCCTGATTTTGAAAGCATAGATACTCTTTCTATTGACTTGATAGTTGAACATATAGATAAGCTTTTACATTACGGCGAAGTCAACGTCCCAAGCTATGATTTTGTGACCCGTAAGCGTTCCTTCGATCCAAGGAACAAATTAACGATGGAGCCGCGTGGTATTTTGCTGGTAGAGGGTTTACACGGCCTCAGCAAGGAAATCGAGCAGGGGATCAATCCGGCTAACTGCCTGAAAGTATTCATAATGCCCTATGCGACTTTGACCGCAAATCGCTGCTTGCTGGATTCCCGTGACATCCGCATTTTGCGCCGAGTTTCCCGCGACCATTTTAAACGCAGTACCAATCCTTTTTCCACGATTGACTACTGGCCCATGTTGGACGCGAGTGAAGAAGCCGTCTTCCCCGAGTATTTGGCGCGGGCCGATGTTTTTATAAACAGCGCGATGCCTTATGAATTTTTTGTTATTGCACCGTTGGCTGCCGGCCTGATTGAACAGGAATTAGCTGATTATCGGGAAGGCAAAATAAAACAATCTATCTATATGTCAAACGGCAAATTGTATGCAGATCTCTCGTATACTGTAAAAAAAGCGACTGAGTTGGTGGCCGCTACGCGAGACATTCCTTGTGTGTCGCCGGATGTTGTACCGGCAATTTCGATTTTGAATGAATTTTTGGGAAAGTGACGGCAGCGAGAATAGATGCGGAAAGATCAAAGGAAAGCAATTACTTTTACAGCTTTGCATTTGCAGCACGGTGGGGTCGAGCTAGCTATTACTCAGCAGGCGAATTATTTGGCTGCCGAAGGATATAAAGTTCGGATAATATGTACCTATTATTTGGGCGAGCCGGCTTATCATTTGGCCCCGGAGGTGGAAACCTGTTATTTGACCGATCGGCGGCCGAATCGCAGTGAATTGGGGGCAGCTTTACGCGCCAGAAGGCCATTTTCTGTGCTTCGCGAGGCCTATCGTGCGGCCGTGACTTTGTATTTAAAACGGCAAACCATGGTCAAGGCGATTAAAGCTGTAGAAAATGGGGTAATTGTCAGCACGCGGCATGAGCATTCAATTTTGGTCAGTCGCTATGGGCGATCCGGGGTGCAAAAGGTGGCGCAGTTGCATCATGATCATCGCTTTGATCCAAAGCTTTTGCGTGGCTTTCAGCACCATTATCGAAATATTGATGACTTTGTCTTGCTATTGCCAAGTCTGAAAGCTGAATTGGAGCCGCTGATTCGGCCGTACAATTCGTCCATACGCCTACACGCGATTGGCAATTGTCTTCACATGGATCCGGGCAAAATGCCGGCTCAATCGACATCGCTCACGGCTGTTAAACGTCACAACCATTTGGTTTGGGTGGGGCGGCTGTCCCCGGAAAAAGGGGTTTTGCGACTTTTGCCGATTGCAGAGGGCTTGCGACGGTTGCTTCTAGCGGATATGGCTGCTGGTTCAAGTAGCCGCGCCGAGGTGGAGCCGCTGTTTGTGATCGACGTTTATGGCGATGGGCAAGAAATGGCGGAGCTGAAACGGGAAATTGCCGCTGCCGATCTAAGCGAATTTTTTGTTTTGCACGGCATGCGGAATCGAGAGGAAATTTTGGCTGCCCTAGCCCAAAGCAAGGTAATGCTTTTGACCAGTCATACGGAAGGCTTCAGCTTCGTTATATTGGAGGCGGCGTCCATGGGGGCACCGATTTTGGCTTATGATGTGCGTATGGCTCCGCGTGACTTGGTAAAAAATGGGGAAACCGGATTCCTGATTAAGGACGATGACGCTGAGGAAATGGCGGCCGCAGCGGCAAAACTGTTGACCGAGCCGGCAACTATCGACATCTTGCAACCCGGGTTGGCGGCCATGGGCGAGGCTTACAGCGAGAAGAAAATTATGGAACGCTGGATGGAACTTTTTGCTCTGGGGCCGGTTAAAGCTCCGGGGTCGGTTAAAGTTAGATCGGATAAAATGCGTGAATACTTCGAAAAATTGTACGACAAGACGATGGCCGAGCTGGTGCCGGAATTGCTGAAGCGGCTTGAGCAGGAACTACCGCCGATTTTGGTAGTTACCGCCAATCCGGAAATCCTCATGCTGGGACAGCGATTGCCGTCTTATGATGGAATATTGCGTGATCCCGAAACGCTGATTGTGGCGGATGGAATCGGAGTGGTAAAGGCAGCGAAAATGCTGGGCTTGCCGTCTCTGACCCGTATTCCGGGTGTCGAACTGGTCGAAAAATTGTTGGCTGCTTTAGCACCGCGCCGGGGCAAAATCTTTTTGTACGGTGCCAAGCCGGAGGTGATGGAGGCTTTGCTTACTAAAATTAAGCAAGCTTATCCGGATTTGCAAATTGTTGGTGCTTATCACGGTTACGGGCAGAATGAAGCTGTTTTGCAGGCGGAAATCGCTGCCACTCAGCCGGATTTGGTTTTGGCTGCGTTGGGGGCGCCGCGGCAGGAAACGTTTTTGGCGCAATGTCGAAAAAGCCTATCGCAGGGGATTTTGATCGGGGTCGGAGGTTCTTTTGATGTGATCAGCGGGCAAAAACGGCGTGCTCCAAAAATCTGGCGTAAGCTCAATTTGGAATGGGCTTACCGGCTGCTGCATGAGCCGAAACGGCTGGGGCGGTTTGTCAGGAATAATCTTGGTTTTTTAGGGCAGGTCTGGCGAACAAGACTGACCGGCGATAAGCTTGACCGGTGAAAAGTCTGCTCGGGATAAGACTGACCGGTGATGAGGCTGCTCAGCGATAAGAATGTCCGAGATAAGAATGCCCGGAAAATTGGAAAAAATAACATAATTGATAGGCATAAAATGGAGATGAAAATGATCGAGGAAAAACGTAAATGGCGGATAATGACTGTTTTCGGCACACGGCCGGAAACTATTAAAATGGCACCGGTAGTTGCCGAACTGACCAGTAACTCGAAAACCGTACCGATAGTTTGTGTTACGGGCCAGCATCGCGAAATGCTACGACAGGTTTTAAATGTGTTCGCGATCAAGCCGGACT
This is a stretch of genomic DNA from Mageeibacillus indolicus UPII9-5. It encodes these proteins:
- a CDS encoding sugar phosphate nucleotidyltransferase, which produces MKENTKANMKDNLSMDILTRSAENMSEKIPAKVRAVVLAAGQGKRLNSEAANLPKVLRRAAGHTLLEHVLRTLNFIDPSDTMLVVGYMWEKVCATVAPEYLHVIQTEQLGTGHAVAQARAWLEEVAKKLPAAPILCCYGDMPLISRETYIGMIKHHIASAATCTILSYDTPLDLAYGRIIRNEDGEFCEVVEDRDCTPAQKAIHEYNAGVYVFAVQALLDGIASLKNDNSQNEYYLTDIPGFLRSRGDKIELYRSTGKYEGLGVNTQADLDLVSRILRGEQG
- a CDS encoding permease, whose translation is MPKLRFKLTQRVPIILVTGFLDSGKTSFIARLVKTLRDNAPKAKLALLTCEKGEAELDIATLAELVAFNEISRPEKLTRTFLTEMLRETSPDMLIVEYNGVWPLAQIKAAIPPCMAYLQYSLNVQSVAAADRQITGMGSLSAQVLSESEGVLLNFYSPSATQETGLTGQAVDAAESAQQKIAEVLRRKLQAYNSRLQFFCWKKKAESNPADFAVSSAAGAVDELKFAVSENLPPLPSGLLRKITDAGIGGGLQFLLVLLAVWAAVLLRAWFALPGLENWQAAGVAISKYFLALMFQIVPFMLMAALISSVLQVTVSDLTVQKWLKRPWYISVPLTLGLGSVLPICDCGLVPIITRLLRKGVSRPIAFLFFVASTVTNPLVILSTFYAFPGQPLVYVWRLGLGLMTAVLLSGAVCLQEWSWRKKGELRAKESVVADLVCTSGYIGELSGNSGINKAVAVFRHTIQEFMTLMPYVVAGALLSAIVHELFTASSAQFLSRNTHLAVLLTVPLAVFLAVCANSNAFLAKNFTSFLPAPAVLIYMAFSPLLDIKNLLLWKNGLGKKAVGEYVVTLLIIMLLLFGVLYVLPRGVLPRLGGFL
- a CDS encoding WecB/TagA/CpsF family glycosyltransferase; this encodes MRKDQRKAITFTALHLQHGGVELAITQQANYLAAEGYKVRIICTYYLGEPAYHLAPEVETCYLTDRRPNRSELGAALRARRPFSVLREAYRAAVTLYLKRQTMVKAIKAVENGVIVSTRHEHSILVSRYGRSGVQKVAQLHHDHRFDPKLLRGFQHHYRNIDDFVLLLPSLKAELEPLIRPYNSSIRLHAIGNCLHMDPGKMPAQSTSLTAVKRHNHLVWVGRLSPEKGVLRLLPIAEGLRRLLLADMAAGSSSRAEVEPLFVIDVYGDGQEMAELKREIAAADLSEFFVLHGMRNREEILAALAQSKVMLLTSHTEGFSFVILEAASMGAPILAYDVRMAPRDLVKNGETGFLIKDDDAEEMAAAAAKLLTEPATIDILQPGLAAMGEAYSEKKIMERWMELFALGPVKAPGSVKVRSDKMREYFEKLYDKTMAELVPELLKRLEQELPPILVVTANPEILMLGQRLPSYDGILRDPETLIVADGIGVVKAAKMLGLPSLTRIPGVELVEKLLAALAPRRGKIFLYGAKPEVMEALLTKIKQAYPDLQIVGAYHGYGQNEAVLQAEIAATQPDLVLAALGAPRQETFLAQCRKSLSQGILIGVGGSFDVISGQKRRAPKIWRKLNLEWAYRLLHEPKRLGRFVRNNLGFLGQVWRTRLTGDKLDR
- a CDS encoding TIGR03943 family putative permease subunit, translated to MSQKNTQFDRLKLAVAASKSHEFSFFKRPGEAGKGRSCLLNGRIALQIVIMAVLAILFIYMVATGNYKKYIHPRYLPFLWLSIFILLGGIVAQAARINEVNLRFKLNGFLWVLIPLFAAFFAYTPAPTESIGLERYDEQVAGSGNQSTLNSTGAQGATGTGSGAAGMNGTGDGAGLTDQAGTDQAEVLPKIKGSINIDSAHYASWLVEMMTNTDKYVGKTYTYLGRISQEPELPADKFLPGRPIMFCCAADAKNMGLLADMQPKIKAKLGQWVYVTAKIVKRKGGDPLNPSEEAAMLKIIDLTDAPTPVNIYAYYYGTVKVPTEVNK
- a CDS encoding VOC family protein; its protein translation is MIKQIAHIGFTVHDLDKTIEFYKTVLQLHFVGEMRMAGEATDKLFQRRNAACRVAYFTCDPTAHTSLIELIEFADIKVPRIPTSLFNNSISELCFTVENIDEFYRRLLRYGVEVLSAPQYFDATEYDMGKSKAIYFRDPNGIILEATETLE
- the eno gene encoding phosphopyruvate hydratase, producing MQQQIKIASIHAREVLDSRGNPTVEVDLITEYGTLGRAAVPSGASTGAFEAVELRDGDKSRYNGTGVLKAVANVNDIIAPELIGHDVFDQEGLDRLMLKLDGTDNKGKLGANAILGVSLAAAKAAAAELELPLYLYLGGIKAKTLPVPMMNVINGGKHADNSVNLQEFMIMPTGACCFRTALRMCAEVFHTLKKLLKADGYATSVGDEGGFAPNFKNDEEPLQYLVKAIEAAGYKPGKDFHIAMDPAMTELYDAAKAKGHEGEYYFWKSDKFMTRAQVIDFWEEMTSKYPIISLEDGLAEEDWEGWQELTKRLGHKVQLVGDDLFVTNSKRLAKGIELGAANSILIKVNQIGSLTETLEAMDMAAAAGYTAIVSHRSGETEDTTIADIAVATNAGQIKTGAPSRTDRVAKYNQLLRIEEELGDKAVYLGMKAFKFNK
- a CDS encoding GTP-binding protein; translated protein: MTKIHIISGFLGAGKTTLIKYLLEGRAGRGKVAIVENEFGQVGLDGALLRETAVNILEMSSGCICCSLAGDFRGALAKLLATYDLAEVIIEPSGVALLSDVKNACFDLVKRSMAGQKIAVDERGLRWRRQLASQSGNADAAAASNGAESALRRDGVPPEASAADNSSIQLGAAITVVDAKKYRRYLQNFGDFFADQLKGATEILLTRTEMLTDAEKLRCVEDLRRYNQKARIHFTGLMSLSPEDWNHILLDGEKLPDMAKFPAAWAGYYDANAAEKDKKVGALAGGRKFIKSQASDADKAISGDLTAATAPGATVASHGQPQASVSAQAKSEAPANSVKERPTFVSLSYKLKSCSVYKAEALRTALQAGAFGGIERCKGLVPLAGADGNPTEEWLHLEYAGGEWQRRLQTKSDRSVIIFIGTNINKDAVETFFKVNGLEFSDAEA
- a CDS encoding uridine kinase family protein, translating into MAEFGKMVYYDLADLKERLGHVEMRWFVRESESDFLRMANDVADRAAWNPDIKAIFISGPSSSGKTTFANRLAGALHLHGRSTVSLHLDDYYREKRTGKDALGRPDFESIDTLSIDLIVEHIDKLLHYGEVNVPSYDFVTRKRSFDPRNKLTMEPRGILLVEGLHGLSKEIEQGINPANCLKVFIMPYATLTANRCLLDSRDIRILRRVSRDHFKRSTNPFSTIDYWPMLDASEEAVFPEYLARADVFINSAMPYEFFVIAPLAAGLIEQELADYREGKIKQSIYMSNGKLYADLSYTVKKATELVAATRDIPCVSPDVVPAISILNEFLGK